A single Prevotella sp. E15-22 DNA region contains:
- a CDS encoding ABC transporter ATP-binding protein yields MIHLENVNKTYFGAQPLHVLKGINLDIEAGEFVSIMGASGSGKSTLLNILGILDNYDSGLYTLNGVRIWDLSERKAAEYRNHMIGFIFQSFNLISFKNAVENVELPLFYQGVSRKKRHTLAMEYLERLGLKEWAGHYPNELSGGQKQRVAIARALITKPQMILADEPTGALDSKTSVEVMQLLKDLNAQEHITQVIVTHDPTVAQQTNRIIRIKDGVIE; encoded by the coding sequence ATGATACACTTAGAAAACGTAAACAAGACTTATTTCGGTGCTCAGCCCCTGCATGTGCTGAAAGGCATCAACCTCGATATCGAGGCTGGTGAGTTCGTGAGCATCATGGGTGCATCGGGTTCTGGTAAGTCCACCCTGCTCAACATTCTGGGCATCCTGGATAACTATGACTCAGGACTCTACACCTTGAATGGTGTGCGTATCTGGGACCTTTCAGAGCGTAAGGCTGCCGAGTATCGTAACCACATGATTGGTTTTATATTCCAGTCGTTCAATCTTATTTCGTTCAAAAATGCAGTGGAAAATGTGGAGTTGCCACTGTTCTATCAAGGGGTGTCGCGCAAAAAGCGACACACCCTTGCTATGGAATATCTGGAACGTCTGGGACTGAAAGAGTGGGCAGGTCATTATCCCAATGAGCTTTCGGGTGGACAGAAACAGCGCGTGGCCATTGCTCGCGCGCTGATTACGAAACCCCAGATGATTCTCGCCGACGAGCCCACGGGTGCACTCGACTCGAAGACATCGGTCGAGGTGATGCAATTGCTCAAGGACCTCAACGCCCAAGAGCACATCACGCAGGTCATTGTGACCCACGACCCCACAGTGGCTCAGCAAACCAATCGCATTATTCGTATCAAGGATGGAGTTATTGAATGA
- a CDS encoding ATP-binding cassette domain-containing protein: MINVNNISFKYAGQKRLVFDDFSIQLEENRIYGLLGKNGTGKSTLLYLLSGLLRPAKGTVSCDGIATYKRQAEMLSDVFLVTEEFEMPAIRLSEYVKLYKPFYPHFSEEILQNCLADFELTTDVHLGELSMGQRKKAYISFAMATNTKYLLMDEPTNGLDIPSKSQFRKVIAQHMTDDRTVIISTHQVHDVEQLLDHVLILDQRSVLLNASMQDIMDQYTFEYRTAQQMDDDMLYAEPTLQGNAVIAKRKEGDVETQVNLELLFNYKTQANV, translated from the coding sequence ATGATCAACGTAAACAACATCAGTTTTAAGTATGCCGGACAGAAGCGTCTGGTATTCGATGACTTCAGCATCCAGTTGGAGGAGAATCGCATCTATGGTCTGCTGGGCAAGAATGGCACAGGCAAGAGCACATTGCTCTACCTACTTTCCGGATTGCTACGCCCTGCTAAGGGTACCGTGAGTTGCGATGGTATCGCAACATACAAGCGCCAGGCCGAGATGCTGAGCGACGTGTTCCTGGTGACGGAGGAGTTTGAGATGCCAGCCATCCGCCTCTCAGAGTATGTGAAGCTCTACAAGCCTTTCTACCCCCACTTCTCTGAGGAGATTCTACAGAACTGCTTGGCCGATTTTGAGTTGACTACCGATGTTCATCTGGGAGAGTTGTCAATGGGCCAGCGTAAGAAGGCCTACATTTCTTTCGCGATGGCTACCAACACTAAGTACCTTTTGATGGACGAGCCAACCAATGGTCTCGACATTCCTTCTAAGTCACAGTTCCGTAAGGTGATTGCCCAGCACATGACAGACGATCGCACGGTAATCATCTCTACCCACCAGGTACACGATGTGGAGCAGTTACTCGACCACGTCCTGATTCTCGACCAGCGCAGCGTATTGCTCAATGCCTCGATGCAGGATATCATGGATCAGTACACCTTTGAGTATCGCACAGCCCAGCAGATGGATGATGATATGCTCTATGCCGAGCCAACACTTCAGGGCAATGCCGTCATTGCTAAGCGCAAGGAAGGTGATGTTGAGACGCAGGTGAACCTTGAACTCCTGTTTAATTATAAGACCCAGGCAAATGTTTAA
- a CDS encoding 2-C-methyl-D-erythritol 4-phosphate cytidylyltransferase, translating into MDYIIIVAGGKGLRMGGDIPKQFLPIGGKPVLMRTLERFHEYSKDLQMILVLPKAQQAYWKELCKQYDFTLDYQLADGGETRFHSVQNGLSLVPDTKGVVGVHDGVRPFVNVEVIRHCFETARTKQAVIPVTPVVETLRHIPTQKNVLRSDYCLVQTPQCFDIQLLKAANQQPYSESFTDDASVVEAYGHEVTMVEGNRENIKITTPFDLFMAEALLSSHHSPKTSNP; encoded by the coding sequence ATGGATTATATCATCATCGTCGCAGGCGGCAAGGGCTTGCGTATGGGAGGCGACATTCCCAAACAATTTCTGCCTATTGGCGGAAAACCTGTATTGATGCGAACTCTGGAGCGTTTTCACGAATACTCCAAGGATTTGCAGATGATTCTTGTGCTTCCCAAGGCACAACAGGCCTATTGGAAGGAACTCTGCAAACAGTACGACTTCACGCTGGACTACCAACTTGCTGATGGTGGAGAAACACGCTTTCATTCCGTTCAAAACGGTCTTTCGCTAGTTCCAGACACCAAAGGCGTCGTCGGCGTGCACGATGGTGTGCGTCCGTTTGTCAACGTCGAGGTCATTCGCCATTGCTTCGAGACAGCACGAACCAAGCAGGCCGTCATCCCTGTGACACCTGTTGTCGAGACCCTGCGCCATATCCCCACGCAGAAGAATGTGCTCCGCAGCGACTATTGTCTGGTGCAAACCCCACAATGCTTTGACATTCAACTGCTCAAGGCAGCCAACCAGCAGCCCTACTCTGAGAGTTTCACCGACGACGCATCGGTAGTAGAAGCCTACGGACATGAGGTAACAATGGTTGAAGGAAATCGCGAGAACATCAAGATTACCACACCCTTCGACCTATTCATGGCCGAAGCACTTCTATCCTCTCACCACTCTCCCAAGACATCTAACCCCTAA
- a CDS encoding DJ-1 family glyoxalase III: MAKVYVFLANGFEEVEALIPIDVLRRGGVDVVTVSIMGNSKTVTAAHNVQIVADAVMAECNFCDADLLFLPGGMPGASNLYEHEGVRQAVLSQVQAGKKIAAICAAPAVVLAQLGALDGKKATCYPGFEKLFTKAHYTADLVTIDGNITTAEGPAAAFPLAYELLSQLVSKETSDKIAEGMRFKHLMA, from the coding sequence ATGGCAAAAGTTTATGTTTTTCTTGCCAACGGCTTCGAAGAGGTTGAGGCATTGATTCCCATCGACGTATTACGCCGAGGAGGTGTTGATGTGGTAACAGTAAGCATCATGGGCAATAGTAAGACTGTTACGGCAGCCCACAACGTGCAAATCGTGGCTGATGCCGTGATGGCCGAATGTAACTTCTGCGATGCCGACCTACTCTTTCTGCCAGGCGGCATGCCCGGTGCTTCTAACCTCTATGAACACGAAGGTGTACGCCAAGCCGTGCTCAGCCAGGTTCAAGCCGGCAAGAAAATAGCAGCTATCTGCGCCGCTCCTGCAGTGGTGCTGGCTCAGTTAGGTGCGCTCGACGGCAAGAAGGCCACCTGCTATCCAGGCTTCGAGAAACTCTTCACCAAAGCCCATTATACAGCCGACCTCGTCACCATTGATGGCAACATTACCACCGCTGAAGGTCCGGCCGCAGCCTTCCCCCTCGCCTATGAATTGCTTTCACAGCTCGTCAGCAAGGAGACCAGCGACAAGATAGCCGAAGGCATGCGATTCAAACACTTGATGGCATAA
- a CDS encoding NAD kinase, with the protein MSSKSLTFALFGNLYQQEKSAAIHQVLACLKVHGARVVIDEEYYHFINEMCDVRSILSSSKCRFTTFSGNDFEADFAISMGGDGTFLKTACKVGAKHIPILGVNMGRLGFLADIAPADIEACLQALHDDDYAVESRAVIQVQADGQPLTDCSCALNDVAILKRDTASMISIRASINGEYLTTYQADGLVVSTPTGSTAYSLSNGGPVVVPGTGVLVMTAVAPHSLNIRPIVIPDTSEITLDVVSRSHSFLVGIDGRSEKCGEGTRITLRRAPYNIQVVKRSGTRYFATLREKLMWGADVR; encoded by the coding sequence ATGTCATCGAAGTCACTCACTTTTGCCCTCTTTGGCAATCTCTATCAGCAGGAGAAATCGGCTGCTATCCATCAGGTGCTGGCGTGCCTGAAGGTGCATGGTGCCCGTGTGGTCATTGATGAGGAATATTACCATTTTATCAATGAGATGTGTGATGTGCGTAGTATTCTGAGTTCTTCGAAATGTCGCTTTACGACGTTCTCGGGTAATGACTTCGAAGCAGATTTTGCCATTTCAATGGGTGGAGATGGTACGTTCCTGAAGACTGCATGCAAGGTGGGCGCAAAACATATACCAATCCTTGGCGTGAACATGGGTCGTTTAGGATTTTTGGCAGACATTGCTCCCGCTGATATTGAGGCTTGTCTGCAGGCCTTACATGATGATGACTATGCCGTGGAGAGTAGGGCGGTGATTCAGGTGCAAGCCGATGGTCAACCCTTGACTGACTGCTCGTGTGCATTGAACGATGTGGCCATCCTGAAACGCGACACGGCTTCGATGATTAGTATTCGTGCTAGCATTAACGGTGAATATCTGACTACCTATCAGGCTGATGGATTGGTGGTGTCAACACCTACTGGTTCAACAGCCTATTCTTTGTCGAATGGCGGTCCGGTGGTTGTTCCTGGTACTGGTGTGCTGGTTATGACAGCCGTGGCTCCGCATTCATTGAACATCCGTCCCATCGTCATTCCAGATACTTCAGAGATTACGCTTGACGTGGTGAGTCGTAGTCACTCGTTCTTAGTAGGTATTGACGGTCGTTCGGAGAAATGCGGCGAGGGCACGCGCATCACCTTGCGTCGTGCGCCCTATAACATCCAGGTGGTGAAGCGAAGTGGTACCCGCTATTTCGCTACGCTGCGCGAAAAGTTGATGTGGGGTGCTGACGTGCGCTAA
- a CDS encoding GntR family transcriptional regulator, translating into MIFNSDKPIFLQMVDRLCDEILADKYKDDDRIPSVREYAVLLEVNTNTAVKAYDELARANIIYNKRGLGYFVTKGARQQILKERKQVFMKEQLPELFRQMQLLGITLEDVKEAYDLQQNA; encoded by the coding sequence ATGATTTTCAATTCAGATAAACCAATATTCTTGCAGATGGTCGATAGGCTGTGTGACGAGATACTGGCCGACAAGTACAAGGACGACGACCGCATCCCATCGGTGCGAGAGTACGCCGTACTGCTGGAGGTGAACACCAACACCGCCGTGAAGGCCTATGATGAACTGGCTCGCGCTAACATTATATATAATAAGAGAGGATTAGGCTACTTTGTCACCAAAGGGGCAAGGCAACAGATTCTGAAAGAGCGCAAGCAGGTGTTCATGAAAGAGCAGTTGCCAGAGCTCTTCCGACAGATGCAGTTGTTGGGCATAACGTTAGAAGATGTTAAAGAAGCGTATGATCTGCAACAAAACGCATAA